A part of Sparus aurata chromosome 19, fSpaAur1.1, whole genome shotgun sequence genomic DNA contains:
- the socs6a gene encoding suppressor of cytokine signaling 6, with protein sequence MKKISLKTIRKSLSIKGKEEGDFVMLQQPSVTTEFSKEESLFGGCYTKELSGCDLGGEEDKGGQNKGRSKSEGLMGSLKRRLSAKQKAKVKGSSSAIGSVDDDDTFSSSSVPISFNEVKAQRPLRSSSLRSHHYSPSPWPLRSVNSDDACIKMEVKVKAMVHSPSPSPNLNGVRKEFHDFQMEGLFQDQAESLKNLQQPQNGELHLNIDENDVPVVLGLTPQDYIQYTMPLDEGMYPEGSHSFCLDSSSPMEAVTEADSRSLHTDQGQEEHELVSGMPPDLFMETSVNSLLIGSAGVMLQSSRVEVPPPLSPLLPPITSNGHLPRTFSGFSSSDSQVAERVRHHLNFDPNTAPGVSRVYDSVQTSGPMVVTSLTEELKKLARQGWYWGPITRWEAEEKLVNLADGSFLVRDSSDDRYLLSLSFRSQSKTLHTRIEHSNGRFSFYEQPDVEGHTSIVDLIEHSIKDSENGAFCYSRSRLPGSATYPVRLTNPVSRFMQVRSLQYLCRFVIRQYTRIDLIQKLPLPNKMKDYLQEKHY encoded by the coding sequence ATGAAGAAGATAAGCCTTAAGACCATCCGCAAGTCCCTCAGCATAAAGGGCAAAGAGGAGGGTGACTTTGTCATGCTCCAGCAGCCCTCGGTGACTACAGAGTTTTCGAAGGAAGAGTCACTTTTCGGGGGCTGCTACACCAAAGAGCTTTCTGGCTGTGACCTTGGTGGTGAGGAGGACAAAGGGGGCCAGAATAAGGGCCGCTCAAAGAGTGAGGGCCTGATGGGATCGCTAAAAAGGAGGCTGTCTGCCAAGCAGAAGGCGAAAGTGAAAGGCAGTTCTTCCGCCATTGGCTCAGTCGATGACGACGACACATTCTCTTCCTCGTCTGTGCCCATAAGCTTCAATGAGGTAAAAGCCCAGAGACCCCTTAGATCTTCATCCCTACGTAGTCATCATTATAGCCCCTCACCGTGGCCTCTGCGGTCAGTCAACTCTGATGATGCGTGCATCAAGATGGAGGTAAAAGTTAAAGCCATGGTTCACTCTCCCAGCCCGAGTCCCAACTTGAATGGTGTCCGGAAAGAATTTCACGATTTCCAGATGGAAGGGCTCTTTCAGGACCAAGCAGAATCCTTAAAGAATCTTCAGCAGCCACAAAATGGTGAGCTGCATCTAAACATTGATGAAAATGACGTGCCTGTGGTGCTGGGGTTGACTCCCCAGGACTACATCCAGTACACAATGCCTTTAGATGAGGGAATGTACCCAGAAGGGTCCCACTCCTTCTGCCTGGACAGCTCCTCTCCTATGGAGGCGGTGACTGAAGCAGACAGTAGGTCCCTCCAcacagaccagggacaggaGGAACATGAACTGGTTAGTGGGATGCCTCCTGATCTCTTCATGGAAACCTCAGTTAACAGTCTTCTCATCGGATCTGCTGGTGTGATGCTCCAAAGTTCTAGAGTAGAGGTCCCACCTCCCCTCTCTCCGCTCCTGCCGCCCATAACAAGTAACGGACATCTTCCCAGGACTTTTTCAGGGTTCAGCTCTTCAGACAGCCAGGTTGCTGAGAGGGTAAGACACCACCTCAACTTTGACCCAAACACAGCTCCTGGGGTTAGTCGGGTGTACGACTCGGTCCAGACCAGCGGGCCCATGGTCGTCACCAGTctgacagaggagctgaagaagctcgCGAGGCAGGGCTGGTACTGGGGGCCAATCACACGCTGGGAGGCAGAGGAAAAGCTGGTCAACTTGGCCGACGGCTCCTTCCTGGTCAGAGACAGCTCTGATGACAGGTATCTGCTCAGCCTGAGTTTCAGGTCCCAGAGCAAAACCCTCCACACCCGCATCGAACACTCAAATGGACGCTTCAGCTTCTACGAGCAGCCAGACGTGGAAGGACACACATCCATCGTTGACTTAATCGAACACTCTATCAAAGACTCAGAGAATGGAGCTTTTTGCTACTCCAGGTCTCGCTTGCCAGGGTCTGCAACCTACCCTGTCAGACTAACTAACCCAGTATCTAGGTTTATGCAAGTGCGCTCCCTGCAGTACCTTTGCCGCTTCGTCATTAGACAATACACGAGAATAGACCTGATCCAGAAACTCCCCTTACCTAACAAGATGAAAGATTATCTGCAGGAGAAGCACTACTGA